The Oreochromis aureus strain Israel breed Guangdong linkage group 7, ZZ_aureus, whole genome shotgun sequence region TGTGGAAGAGGGAAAAAATTATCAAGCAGCATTAAGTAAAGCTGTTAGTGGAGAATCAACCTCAACAAACCATCATCAGAAGACCAAAGAGAATGAATGAAAACGCGAAGAAATTATTCATCTAAGGCTTGTGTGTTGACAAGATTTTCAAATAAAGGTTTGGGTTGGCTGCAAAAGAGCAGTCTTTGGGAATTGATGCTTTACACCAATACTTACACACACATCCTGGGGTACTGATGGTCTGGTCTCTTTGGTGACCGTCTCCAACTTTGCTGACAGACAGAATCTTGACGTGATACTTTTTCCGTGGATCTGGAATGATAATATTCAGATTTTAGCCATTTTAATGGACATTTTGCtagaataaaaacatttaatcattaaaaaaaagctgctttAGTTGAAAATATTGTCTAGTAAAGCTGAGAGATCATGGTGGTTAATAAATGGAACAAGATCTATCTAAAAAAAGAAGAGTGAGAGGGGGACATAAGGACAATTAGCTGCAGGAGGGTAACTGCTGGTCTTAACTGGCCATCCCCCATGTATGGACAATACATGGCCTCCTGAGTCACCCCAACTTTTCATTTGTCTCGTGGTGTCATGTGTAACGACCATGAGAAAGCTCAACCAGGCCCAAGCCAATGTAAATAAGGTGACATGCCCAAATCTACAGCATGAATGTTATCGCTCCATGATTCTGCACTTTCACTGACTTTACAGCTATGAAGCCCTAATAGCACAAGCTTGCTTTAACATACAATACAAATTACTGATGACCACAGAAATAAACAAAGGTGGATGAGGTAAAATATTTCAATAGTACATTCAGGACagccacaaaaaaaatctgaagtAAACAAGACCTCTAAGGTCTgaacttttcatttaaaaatattctgtCACATTGTATATTTTAACTTGAGAAACTACTATTTTTCCTCAGCCCCTAAATCAGGATGCTTTTAGGGAGCGTTAAAATTTGTAATGCCTCTGGAGTGAAAGGTCACCCTTTGGGTATTGACCAGCGAAGGCAATGTGTCCAGGCCTCTTGTGGGGGCTGGGGTAGGGGCAGCGTTCAGCTGCTGGGATTGTAGGCCCATGGGACAGGAGGGGGGTTTGACTGGGGTCACCGGGTCAGGACAAGAACAGAAAGAATCCAGGAGCGGGACTGTGGGATAGGAGGTGGGCctcttttgttattttctatCGCTTTTGTGTTACAGCCTTAAACTTGGAGCAACAAAAGAAGTTCAGCGATATTGTGAAATATCAGACTAATAGCcacttgtgatttttttaaacttaatacTGAAGAGTTTTGGATTTTTAGACAGGTTAGTAACACAAACAGATTTCAAATAGAGACATGCAAACTTCTCCCATTTCAGCTTATTTGGGACTTAGAAATCAAACTGTGCTCAAAGACTAAATGATCACGTTAGATTAATATGGGCCTacttttataatatatatatatatatatatatatatatatgtagtatCTGTAGATTATTTAAATGGACATCAGAGACAACTGGTGGGGGTAGGGTACTAATCCAAGTGTGCTATCCCACGGCTGGAGGTCAGTGGCTTGCTCTGGTCTTTGTTCATGTGCACTAGTGTCCATCTGAAAAAAGGGTAGCGGCCAGGGTCTTACAAGCCACGTCTGGCCCTGGACAAAACACAATGGCTAAGCATAATTATGCAAGGCCCGAGATGGCTAGTAGTGGAGGGAGGGACATCTGGAACCTGACCTCTAAACCTGGGCTCGTACTCCAGCCTGACTGGAGAGTACTGCTGGTTAGGCAGGAGGGGTCAGCACATATTGATCAGGATAGGGGGTGGAAATGCAAATGCAGAAGCCGACTGCCCATTGAATTAAATTTGAGTGATGCAAAAATGACCCATCACTCTCTGCCGTCTCCAGTCCAAATCACAGGTGCAGATAAAGGAAATTTACTAAtcgtaaacatttttttaatttactccTGTGTTCTATGCACACTCACCAAGGCCACCAATAGTGTATGTATTTGTTTGAGCCTGCAGCTGGATGTCGGGCTGCTCTGGTTGTCCTTCCTCGTGGTAACACAGCCGATAGCCCTGAATAGCCACAGATTCAGGGGAGCTTTGCCAGCGTGCCACAATGGAGGTGCAGTTTAAAGCTTCAAGTTGAAGAATAGGGGCTGAAGGCACTAAGAAGGCAGCAGAGAGGGCACTCATGAGAATTATGAGACTTCTGACCATAACAGAAGACAAGAAACAATAACAACAGGATAGCCAAAGAATGGATTGACACCGCAGTCAAACTAAGAAATCCCTTTTGGTTTTAGTGTTTTACAACAATGTGTAAATATAAAGCTAAAATTCAGCtttggtggaaaaaaaacaacaacaaaaaacaacaacctcccCAGCACATCGGGCTATGAAAATAGGATATTCTTTCCCCCCACATAGATGCCTGAGGCCCTCTCTTTATGACCCGTGACTGAGGCCAATCTAGCATCACTGACAGCAAAGGGCAAAGGTTTCTGAGTAACCAACACAAAGACTGTGGGACAATGCTAAAACAGCAAACTCCAGTCATACGCTGGCCACTCTGCATGAACTCTAGTGTCCTGGTTTTCAAAGAGCAGCCAAACAGCGatgcaacaaaagaaaaaaggttctGCTAGTTACACGTTTAAACACTATCTGATTTCACTTCGCTGTAGCATTTACTAATCTGCTTTTTAaacttaatttatttttatactgcATGAAAACAGGAATAAACTAGAATCACAATCATGTGATGAGCCtgcagagacttttttttttaagcagctAAATTtacgtttttttctttatcagacTTCTGCTGGTTTACCTTTGTTGTTGGAGGTCTTAGGCGTACGGTGTGATGTCCATGCTGAGGGCTCACACCAACCCACTCGGGTGGCTGCGGCCATGCGGAGCAGGTAGATGGTGTCAGGCTGCAGCCCCTCCAGCAGGTATTCAGTGCTGTTCTGCAGTAGCTCTACAGATGTGACGGTGCTGTCTGCAGCTGTGCGATAAGAGAGTCTATATGCAGACACACGACCGCGGCTCACCTTGGCTGGCAGTGGCTGCCAGCTCACCTGGATGTCTGTCGTGCTGTGGCTGGTCAGGCTCAGCTCCGGAGTACGAAGAggcactaagaaaaaaaaaattggatatcgaaaatgtattaaaaactaGAGATTTTTCTACTTATTATTCAAATCAACCAAATTTTCTTAATAAAAATCTGATTCACAACACTACAATCTTGCTAATTTCCTTCCAAAACGTGCTTTGCATACACCCAGTTGCACGCAAGCTAGCTTAACTACCAAAATGATTTACTGCGAGGAATGTTGGAAGCGCTTCAAGCTTACCATCCTCCAGGGTATGTTGACTGACTTGGTCTGACATTCGACTGGCTCCCATTGGCATATAAGCTACAATGTAAAAGCTGTAGTTTCGAGCTGGCTCCAGGTCATCGATGATGTAACTGGTAGTGTCGTTGCCAATAACAACTTGGTATTCTTCATTGTTtagacctgaaaaaaaaaaaaaaaatcatatagcAAGTCATTAATTAGGGTAAGATTATCCACAAGagagtggaaaaaataaaagcgaGTTTAACTTGGTTGCCAAGTGTGCGTCCTATAAACAATCACTGCTTGGAAAGGATTCAAGTTTCTGaattctctttttttgtgtaaACGTGTAATGAAAATGATAAACATAACTGACTCCAGCCAGCATAAAATAAACCCAGTTTAACATCTAAAAGTCAGCTTTTACTCAACTCAACTATTACTTTAATGGTTAAAGTGAATACAATCTTACAACTTTAGtttgcaaaacttttttttttttttttttttttaaagttcgcTGTCCCTTTAAGTCCGAGCAGAATGAGCTAGAGAGTGGACAAAGGGCTGACTAAGCTTGTTGTTATTTAAGTGAAGTTGCCTTGACCCCTGCGCTGTGCAGCAGCAACAGATGGCCTTCACCAAGGAAAGTTGATCATGTGAGAGTGTGATGCAGCATAATGTGGTAGACCCGCCAGCCTTTTAAGGCCCAAATGATAAGAAGAATCAAATTAACCATCTTTTTCCTCTGTGTCTCACCTTCAGCCTTCATATAATGGATAGAGTAGGCAATGACTTTGTCTGCATTGTACAAAGGTCTCTCCCAGGCCAGTAAGATAGCAGAGCTTGAGATGGTCTCAGCATGGATATTTCTCGGAGCACTGGGCCTGTCCTCGGACATGACAACAATAAGGCGAGCCAAGGACAGCACAGATCCCTGTTCATTCTCTGCTACACACTGATAGATGGCATCATCCTCAGGAATAATCTGTGTAATCACCAGTTTACtatgaaacaaaagaaaaaaggaaaaagaaaaatcagcaaAGCCAAAGAAGCCAGCTTATTTAAGCAGGTTTGTCTTTCATAACGTTTAATTAAGTTTAAGAGTGCCCAAAACTCCTGTCTATACTTTACCTGCTATACATCTTAATCCTCCCATTTAAGTGAACTTGTTCTCCATTCTTCAGCCAGGTGATGCGAGGCGTGGGTACTCCCTCTGCTTGGCACATGAACCGGGCAGTGCCTGCCCTCGGACGGGTCTGGCTTTCAGGTTTCTCAACTATGTTTGGCGGCACTGAAACAACAGCATAACAGAAGAGCTAATGGTTACCTTTCATTAAGCCATGGAGTTCGAGCTGTGAGGCATCTTGCACCGAACACATTTGTTACTTGGGCgtataaacattttcaaaacctTTAGTTATCAGTCTGTATACTGAATATAAGAACCAGGCCAAAGATGTGATCTGAAGACATCTGTGGCATAATCATCAAAGATGATCATGATCATTACCTAATACTGTGAGGTTGGCTGCAGCAGTGGTGTGGTTGCGGGTTCCAGGGGTGGTGGCCCTGCAAAGGTAGACTCCGCTGTGCTTGGTACTGACATCAGTAATAACCAGGTTTCCATTGCCCAACACTTTGGCGTTATACACATCAATGGGTTTACTGTCAGCACGGCTCCAGGAGATGATGGGCCGGGGATTCCCTGTGGCCACACACTCCAACACCACCGTTTGGTGAAGAGAAACTGTCACATTTTGAGGTCCAGCAATGATTCTGGGTCTCTGACGTAGTTTAGGGCCTGCATCTTTACaagaaaatgcaaacaaaaaaagtcaggGAATGACAGTGCTTAACACTCATTCCTAAAATGCAGTCAGTGCAACTAATTTACCTTGGTTGACTGTAAGTGTGGCCTCTCGACTCTTTAACACACTACCGATGTTAGTTGCCACACATCGATAGTGTCCGGCATCCTCCAGTTGTACATTGTGAATCTGAAGAACTCCGTTTGGCAAAACAGTTATTctgaaaacatacaaaacatacAGTCTGGGTCAAACTAGAACGCTCATGTGAAACCCAACAGAATATGTCggctaaaaaataaactaataaaattGTGTCTAAATTAGTTATGATTTTTCCTCAGTTACCTGTCCGTCTGCAGTGGCAGTGTCCTTTGGTTGAGCTCCCAGTTTATGGTAGCAGGTGGGCTTGAGATGACTGCACAGGAGAATCGTGCCACAGAGCCCACAGTCACCACAACAGGCACAGGATGCAACACAAACTCTGAGATACCtgtgaaaaaattaaacaatcaaTTTCAACTAATTAATTTGTTTTAGTACCAGATGAATATAATGCATTTCTTTTGGTAAAATATCATACATTATGCATGCAAAGCCCTGACTTTGATGAATGGTAATTGATTAGATGAAAggtactgattttatttttgtgcagaTGAGCTATGAGGTCCTCTTCTGACCAGCTGGCCTAATCAATGGATCAGTTCAACAATGACACTGAATGATGCATTATTATAtataaaaagtaatcaattcacttcacataaaaaaacaaaaaaaaaaacaaaactgtaagcaAAAGTAGACATGAAAAATGGCGAACAATGCTGAACTATAAAGCTGTGGTCattttttgcacacacatgcaacaaTTAGCTTTTCTGACACATATTTTAGACTTTAAATCTactttaaaattacaaaaacagtgCACTCTTTATTTATGCACTTCCGAAACGTGTTTTAATAGCCACCACAAATAAGCAACCATCAATCTGCATTTAACTGAAGGCTACAAGATATGATCAATGATCTTCATTTATTAAGGTGATAACCATCTCCCTGCCCCCTCACTCACAGGAAGGAAGTCAATATCATGTTAAAGGAAATCAATGCTCTGTTTACCCACTAAAACTTCCACATTCAGATTCTGGGATTTAGAACATCAAAATTGAGGAGCAGTGCTTCCATTTAAAATCTTGTCTCATCAgtatcaaacaaataaaactttgATTCCGTATCTGTGAGGCGAATAAAGACTGCTTTTTGAATGGATTTGGGAATAGTTCCTCTGAACTTGCAATAAGGGGTTGGTTTAAGGTTAATGTACAACAGcaaaatatcacaaaaataaatacacttaTTTAGTCGCCAATCATTTGTCTTATTGTGAAGTCTGTTACTAGTCACATGCTCCTATTTCTGACACCAAGACAGGCTGGTGGACATCCTGAAAAAATACACAACGTCTGCTAGGACGTTAACAATACGATGCTGACCACCTGGTTTTGCTCTTGGAGATGGAGGGTGTGGCCAATCTGCTAATATGGTCACCTCTGTTGTAGACTGCAGATCAATGTCTAGGTCAAACAACAGAAAGGTCTCTCCAAAGAGGTCAAAGTGCACTGCAACCCAGTGTCAATTCCATTTTAGCCCAAACTGGCCAGATCGAAGCCAGTTTACCATTGGCCAACCAAAGAGACCAGGTGATTCAaatgtggggggttttttcctCCCCCAAATGAGATAGTTGTAATGACCTGAACTACtgcaaatatattttatatacatataaaaggGCAGCCCAAAATTTAAAGCCACACCTGTGTTCATATCTGCAAAAGAAATAGTTTCTATGGCCAGCTGGAATATAATCAGATCTTCTGATTTCTGAGATGAAGACACAGGAGTGTGAGAAAACCTCAGCCCAGCTGGCCTTTGCAGCTGTTTCTCCCAACACTTTTATTCCTTTTACATGGTTTGTGTGGTTTTCCCTGTAATGAACTGATGAGTTTTACCAACTTAGAAATGCCATCTTCCTTAGAAATGTAAGCCTTTTTTTGTGCACCAATGTAGTAAATTTCAACTCCAGTCATTATTTTTTGTGGCACACCATTTGGAATCAACTGTTGTAAGCTATGTTCAGAAAGACATGATTTCTGACATCTTTCCAGTTCCTGGATTTGTTAAAATTGGAGACTTGGTGAAAGAAATAACCTTAAAAAATGCCTCCTTTTATG contains the following coding sequences:
- the LOC116326733 gene encoding protogenin B-like; protein product: MANFRMKFFRHWLLFVLCLPLSSVLCFSELSFITEPSDVTVLPKDPAVLDCQAHGQPPVTIKWLRNGVKLAESEHIHFLPNGSLYIPKIKHTKEDSDEGFYQCLSQNKFGAILSQRSRLTIASISEFVLHPVPVVVTVGSVARFSCAVISSPPATINWELNQRTLPLQTDRITVLPNGVLQIHNVQLEDAGHYRCVATNIGSVLKSREATLTVNQDAGPKLRQRPRIIAGPQNVTVSLHQTVVLECVATGNPRPIISWSRADSKPIDVYNAKVLGNGNLVITDVSTKHSGVYLCRATTPGTRNHTTAAANLTVLVPPNIVEKPESQTRPRAGTARFMCQAEGVPTPRITWLKNGEQVHLNGRIKMYSSKLVITQIIPEDDAIYQCVAENEQGSVLSLARLIVVMSEDRPSAPRNIHAETISSSAILLAWERPLYNADKVIAYSIHYMKAEGLNNEEYQVVIGNDTTSYIIDDLEPARNYSFYIVAYMPMGASRMSDQVSQHTLEDVPLRTPELSLTSHSTTDIQVSWQPLPAKVSRGRVSAYRLSYRTAADSTVTSVELLQNSTEYLLEGLQPDTIYLLRMAAATRVGWCEPSAWTSHRTPKTSNNKVPSAPILQLEALNCTSIVARWQSSPESVAIQGYRLCYHEEGQPEQPDIQLQAQTNTYTIGGLDPRKKYHVKILSVSKVGDGHQRDQTISTPGCVSARDQLAAAPPPPNQVTVLDGNSSAVSLRWSHPPFPSGKAVSYTVRCTPVGTHNVFAIRYLQTTKQSVTVQKLDPNTRYEFVVRLHVDQMSSPWSSVVHHQTLPAAPSQPPAGVRVTLIEEDTALVSWREPTESNVVITRYTILYASQKDWIAGHWQKVQREGSHTMALLEKLEPGNIYLVKIAASNEVGEGPFSEIVELAPKRGKVHRSKNPRHSDWFPDTTVFSDGLYHIDQRSMTGIIVGVSIALTCIITCALILISKGKPRKSSSHKVIAVGAPEGPRSGFPSERHLENVEALIPMMRDHFIDAKIENRASLYEAGKTVLRYEEHLGSAPLPSSSREIIYGPLHSESSHTSEGSQETGDSGHYSNEESNEEMSSPSSSRSSRPESLGPDDSIAVVELKQSFKVEKEVDASLLRGISVASSTCQAASS